In Pseudomonas asiatica, the following are encoded in one genomic region:
- a CDS encoding RDD family protein: MSKPLLTPQGDFPPVGLGRRLAAMFYDFLLCTALLIVTAGAYKMIQMAIIGEARMRELTEAGALDGDPLLSTVLLFVLFGFFAKFWTHGGQTLGMQVWGVRVQNADGTAISLWQALLRFVVSIASWLCLGLGFFWALIDKRQRGWHDIYSESQLVRVPKQKR; this comes from the coding sequence ATGTCCAAGCCTCTGCTCACACCCCAGGGTGATTTTCCTCCGGTCGGCCTGGGCCGGCGCCTGGCGGCGATGTTCTACGACTTCCTGCTGTGCACGGCGTTGCTGATCGTGACCGCAGGTGCCTACAAGATGATCCAGATGGCGATCATCGGCGAAGCCCGCATGCGTGAATTGACCGAGGCTGGCGCACTGGACGGCGACCCGCTGCTGTCGACGGTGCTGCTGTTCGTCCTGTTCGGTTTCTTTGCCAAGTTCTGGACCCATGGCGGGCAGACCCTGGGCATGCAGGTGTGGGGCGTGCGGGTGCAGAACGCCGATGGCACGGCCATCAGCCTGTGGCAGGCGCTGCTGCGCTTCGTGGTGTCGATTGCTTCGTGGCTGTGCCTGGGGCTGGGTTTTTTCTGGGCGTTGATCGACAAGCGCCAGCGGGGCTGGCATGACATCTATTCGGAAAGCCAGCTGGTGCGGGTGCCTAAGCAGAAGAGATAA
- a CDS encoding cold-shock protein, with protein sequence MAERQNGTVKWFNDEKGYGFITPESGPDLFVHFRAIEGNGFKSLKEGQKVTFEAVQGQKGMQADKVQVAG encoded by the coding sequence ATGGCTGAGCGTCAGAACGGTACCGTCAAGTGGTTCAATGACGAAAAAGGTTACGGCTTCATCACCCCAGAAAGCGGTCCGGATCTGTTCGTGCACTTCCGCGCTATCGAAGGTAACGGCTTCAAGAGCCTGAAAGAAGGCCAGAAGGTCACCTTCGAAGCAGTCCAGGGCCAGAAAGGCATGCAGGCTGACAAAGTTCAGGTCGCCGGCTAA
- the gcvP gene encoding aminomethyl-transferring glycine dehydrogenase — MTINLGTANEFIARHIGPRAADEQAMLAALGFDSLEAMTAAVIPDSIKGTSVLGSHDGQSEADALAALKAIAGKNQLFKSYIGQGYYNTHTPAPILRNLLENPAWYTAYTPYQPEISQGRLEALLNFQTLISDLTGLPIANASLLDEATAAAEAMTFCKRLSKNKASHAFFASVHCHPQTLDVLRTRAEPLGIEIVVGDERELGDVSAFFGALLQYPASNGEVFDYREVVERFHAANALVAVAADLLALTLLTPPGEFGADVAIGSAQRFGVPLGFGGPHAAYFSTRDAFKRDMPGRLVGVSIDRFGKTALRLAMQTREQHIRREKATSNICTAQVLLANIASMFAVYHGPAGLKRIAERTHALTAILAAGLKTLGVQVVGASAFDTLTLATGSATASLHDKARAQGINLRQIDAAHVGLSLDETTSQADVETLWQLIGGDQAQPDFNALAASTGSLLPAALLRQSAILSHPVFNRYHSETELMRYLRRLADKDLALDRSMIPLGSCTMKLNAASEMIPVTWAEFGNLHPFAPAEQSQGYLQMTTELEAMLCAATGYDAVSLQPNAGSQGEYAGLLAIRAYHRSRGEGHRDICLIPSSAHGTNPATAHMAGMRVVVTACDARGNVDVEDLRAKAIEHRERLAAIMITYPSTHGVFEEAIGEICAIIHDNGGQVYIDGANMNAMVGLCAPGKFGGDVSHLNLHKTFCIPHGGGGPGVGPIGVKSHLAPFLPGHAQLENTEGAVCAAPFGSASILPITWMYIRMMGGAGLKRASQMAILNANYIARRLEEHYPVLYTGGNGLVAHECILDLRPLKDTSGISVDDVAKRLIDFGFHAPTMSFPVAGTLMIEPTESESKEELDRFCDAMIQIREEIRAVENGSLDKDDNPLKNAPHTAAELVGEWAHGYSREQAVYPLPSLVEGKYWPPVGRVDNVFGDRNLVCACPSIESYQDA; from the coding sequence ATGACCATCAACCTCGGCACCGCCAACGAATTCATCGCCCGCCACATCGGCCCGCGCGCCGCTGACGAGCAGGCCATGCTGGCCGCCCTCGGCTTCGACTCGCTGGAAGCCATGACCGCAGCGGTCATCCCTGACAGCATCAAGGGCACCAGCGTGCTCGGCTCGCACGACGGGCAGAGCGAAGCCGACGCGCTTGCCGCGCTCAAGGCCATCGCCGGCAAGAACCAGCTGTTCAAGAGCTACATCGGCCAGGGCTACTACAACACCCACACCCCGGCGCCGATCCTGCGCAACCTGCTGGAAAACCCGGCCTGGTACACCGCCTATACCCCGTACCAGCCAGAAATTTCCCAGGGCCGCCTGGAAGCGCTGCTGAACTTCCAGACCCTGATCAGCGACCTGACCGGCCTGCCGATCGCCAACGCCTCCCTGCTCGACGAAGCCACAGCTGCGGCCGAGGCCATGACCTTCTGCAAGCGCCTGTCGAAGAACAAGGCCAGCCACGCCTTCTTCGCCTCCGTGCACTGCCACCCGCAAACCCTCGACGTGCTGCGCACCCGTGCCGAGCCGCTGGGTATCGAGATCGTGGTCGGCGACGAACGCGAGCTGGGCGATGTCAGCGCCTTCTTCGGCGCCCTGCTGCAGTACCCGGCCAGCAACGGTGAAGTGTTCGACTACCGCGAAGTGGTCGAGCGCTTCCACGCCGCCAACGCCCTGGTCGCCGTGGCCGCCGACCTGCTGGCCCTGACCCTGCTGACCCCGCCGGGCGAGTTCGGTGCCGACGTGGCCATCGGCAGCGCCCAGCGCTTCGGTGTGCCGCTGGGCTTTGGTGGCCCGCACGCGGCCTACTTCTCCACCCGTGACGCATTCAAGCGCGACATGCCAGGCCGCCTGGTCGGCGTGTCGATCGACCGCTTCGGCAAGACCGCCCTGCGCCTGGCCATGCAGACCCGCGAACAGCACATCCGCCGCGAAAAGGCCACCAGCAACATCTGCACCGCCCAGGTGCTGCTGGCCAACATCGCCAGCATGTTCGCCGTGTACCACGGCCCGGCCGGCCTCAAGCGCATCGCCGAACGTACCCATGCCCTGACCGCGATCCTGGCCGCCGGCCTGAAGACGCTGGGCGTGCAGGTAGTGGGCGCCAGCGCCTTCGACACCCTGACCCTGGCCACCGGCAGCGCCACTGCCAGCCTGCATGACAAGGCCCGCGCCCAGGGCATCAACCTGCGCCAGATCGACGCCGCCCACGTGGGCCTGTCGCTGGACGAAACCACTAGCCAGGCCGATGTCGAGACCCTGTGGCAACTGATCGGTGGCGACCAGGCCCAGCCGGACTTCAACGCGCTGGCCGCCAGCACCGGCTCGCTGCTGCCTGCCGCCCTGCTGCGCCAGTCGGCCATCCTCTCGCACCCGGTATTCAACCGCTACCACAGCGAAACCGAGCTGATGCGCTACCTGCGCCGCCTTGCCGACAAGGACCTGGCGCTGGATCGCAGCATGATCCCGCTGGGCTCGTGCACCATGAAGCTGAACGCCGCCAGCGAAATGATCCCGGTCACCTGGGCCGAGTTCGGCAACCTGCACCCGTTCGCCCCCGCCGAGCAGAGCCAGGGCTACCTGCAGATGACCACCGAGCTGGAAGCCATGCTCTGCGCCGCCACCGGCTACGACGCCGTGTCGCTGCAGCCCAACGCCGGTTCCCAAGGTGAGTATGCAGGCCTGCTGGCCATTCGCGCCTACCACCGCAGCCGTGGCGAAGGCCACCGCGACATCTGCCTGATCCCGTCGTCGGCCCATGGCACCAATCCGGCAACCGCGCACATGGCCGGCATGCGCGTGGTGGTCACCGCCTGTGATGCCCGCGGCAACGTCGATGTCGAGGACCTGCGCGCCAAGGCCATCGAGCACCGCGAGCGCCTGGCCGCGATCATGATCACCTACCCGTCGACCCACGGCGTGTTCGAGGAAGCGATCGGCGAAATCTGCGCGATCATCCACGACAACGGTGGCCAGGTGTACATCGACGGCGCCAACATGAACGCCATGGTCGGCCTGTGCGCCCCAGGCAAGTTCGGCGGCGACGTTTCCCACCTGAACCTGCACAAGACCTTCTGCATCCCGCACGGCGGTGGCGGCCCGGGCGTCGGCCCGATCGGCGTCAAGTCGCACCTGGCGCCGTTCCTGCCCGGCCACGCGCAGCTGGAAAACACCGAGGGCGCGGTTTGTGCCGCGCCGTTCGGCAGCGCCAGCATCCTGCCGATCACCTGGATGTATATTCGCATGATGGGCGGTGCCGGCCTCAAGCGTGCCTCGCAGATGGCAATCCTCAACGCCAACTACATCGCCCGTCGCCTGGAAGAGCACTATCCTGTTCTCTATACCGGCGGCAACGGCCTGGTGGCGCACGAGTGCATCCTCGACCTGCGCCCGCTGAAGGACACCAGCGGTATCAGCGTCGACGACGTGGCCAAGCGCCTGATCGACTTTGGCTTCCACGCCCCGACCATGTCCTTCCCGGTGGCGGGCACGCTGATGATCGAACCGACCGAAAGCGAGTCCAAGGAAGAACTGGACCGCTTCTGCGACGCGATGATCCAGATCCGCGAAGAAATTCGCGCGGTCGAGAACGGTAGCCTGGACAAGGACGACAACCCGCTGAAGAACGCCCCGCACACCGCGGCCGAGCTGGTTGGCGAATGGGCCCATGGCTACAGCCGCGAGCAGGCGGTGTACCCGCTGCCAAGCCTGGTGGAAGGGAAGTACTGGCCGCCGGTCGGCCGGGTCGACAACGTGTTCGGCGACCGCAACCTGGTGTGCGCCTGCCCGTCGATCGAGAGCTATCAGGACGCCTGA
- the lptF gene encoding LPS export ABC transporter permease LptF, translating to MIVFRYLSREVLVTLSAVSAVLLVIIMSGRFIKYLAQAAQGVLDPSVLFLIMGFRLPGFLQLILPLGLFLGILLAYGRLYLESEMTVLSATGMSQQRLLGLTMAPAALVALLVAWLSLSLAPLGVAQVQQIIAQQDALTEFDTLVPGRFQTLRDGSRVTYTEELSDDRINLAGVFISEKRFNQDKTKDRAPSVLVAEKGHQEIQADGNRYLVLENGYRYDGNPGQADYRAIKYDTYGVLLPKPEVAEEVTDREAIPTSELIGKKGLRERAELQWRLSLPILVFIVTMLAVPLSRVNPRQGRFLKLLPAILLYMAYLTMLISVRGALEKGKLPIALGMWWVHGLFLLIGLGLMYWEPLRLKRAARRAEVAHG from the coding sequence TTGATCGTCTTTCGTTATCTGTCCCGCGAGGTCCTGGTGACCTTGAGCGCCGTCAGCGCCGTGCTGCTGGTGATCATCATGAGCGGGCGCTTCATCAAGTACCTGGCCCAGGCTGCCCAGGGTGTGCTCGACCCGAGCGTGCTGTTCCTGATCATGGGCTTCCGTCTGCCAGGCTTCCTGCAGCTGATCCTGCCTCTGGGGCTGTTCCTCGGCATTCTCCTGGCGTACGGGCGCCTGTACCTGGAAAGCGAGATGACCGTGCTGTCGGCCACCGGCATGAGCCAGCAGCGCCTGCTGGGCCTGACCATGGCGCCGGCCGCCCTGGTCGCCCTGCTGGTGGCCTGGCTTAGCCTGAGCCTGGCACCGCTGGGCGTGGCCCAGGTGCAGCAGATCATCGCCCAGCAGGATGCCCTGACCGAGTTCGACACCCTGGTGCCGGGCCGCTTCCAGACCCTGCGCGACGGCTCGCGGGTGACTTACACCGAAGAGCTGTCGGACGACCGCATCAACCTGGCCGGGGTGTTCATTTCCGAGAAGCGCTTCAACCAGGACAAGACCAAGGACCGCGCCCCGTCGGTGCTGGTTGCCGAAAAAGGCCACCAGGAAATCCAGGCCGACGGCAACCGCTACCTGGTGCTGGAAAACGGCTACCGTTACGACGGCAACCCGGGCCAGGCCGATTACCGTGCAATCAAGTACGACACCTACGGCGTGCTGCTGCCCAAGCCGGAAGTCGCCGAGGAAGTGACCGATCGCGAAGCCATCCCCACTTCCGAGCTGATCGGCAAGAAGGGCCTGCGTGAGCGCGCCGAGCTGCAATGGCGGCTGTCGCTGCCGATCCTGGTGTTCATCGTCACCATGCTGGCGGTGCCGCTGTCCCGGGTCAACCCGCGCCAGGGCCGCTTCCTCAAGCTGCTGCCGGCAATTCTTCTGTACATGGCCTACCTGACAATGCTGATTTCCGTACGCGGCGCCCTCGAGAAGGGCAAACTGCCGATCGCCCTGGGCATGTGGTGGGTCCACGGCCTGTTCCTGCTGATCGGCCTGGGCCTGATGTACTGGGAGCCGCTGCGCCTCAAGCGCGCCGCCCGTCGTGCGGAGGTGGCCCATGGGTAA
- a CDS encoding leucyl aminopeptidase, with protein MELVVKSVAAASVKTATLVLPVGENRKLGAVAKAVDQASEGAISAVLKRGDLAGKPGQTLLLQNLAGLKAERVLLVGSGKDEALGDRAWRKLVASVAGVLKGLNGADAVLALDDIAVSNRDAHYGKYRLLAETLLDGEYVFDRFKSQKAEPRALKKVTLLADKAGQAEVERAVKHASAIATGMAFTRDLGNLPPNLCHPSFLAEQAKDLAKAHKALKVEVLDEKKIKDLGMGAFYAVGQGSDQPPRLIVLNYQGGKKADKPFVLVGKGITFDTGGISLKPGAGMDEMKYDMCGAASVLGTLRAVLELQLPVNLVCLLACAENMPSGGATRPGDIVTTMSGQTVEILNTDAEGRLVLCDTLTYAERFKPQAVIDIATLTGACIVALGSHTTGLMGNNDDLVGQLLDAGKRADDRAWQLPLFDEYQEQLDSPFADMGNIGGPKAGTITAGCFLSRFAKAYDWAHMDIAGTAWVSGGKDKGATGRPVPLLTQYLLDRAGA; from the coding sequence ATGGAACTGGTTGTAAAAAGCGTAGCTGCTGCATCCGTAAAAACCGCCACCCTGGTCCTCCCGGTAGGTGAAAACCGCAAGCTCGGCGCCGTGGCCAAGGCCGTCGACCAGGCCAGCGAAGGCGCCATCAGTGCCGTGCTCAAGCGTGGCGACCTGGCCGGCAAGCCGGGCCAGACCCTGCTCCTGCAGAACCTCGCGGGCCTGAAGGCCGAGCGCGTACTGCTGGTGGGCAGCGGCAAGGACGAAGCCCTGGGCGACCGCGCCTGGCGCAAACTGGTCGCCAGCGTCGCCGGCGTGCTCAAGGGCCTGAACGGCGCTGACGCCGTGCTTGCCCTGGACGACATCGCGGTCAGCAACCGTGACGCCCACTACGGCAAGTACCGCCTGCTGGCCGAAACCCTGCTCGACGGCGAATACGTGTTCGATCGCTTCAAGAGCCAGAAGGCCGAGCCACGCGCACTGAAGAAGGTCACCCTGCTGGCCGACAAGGCCGGCCAGGCCGAGGTCGAACGTGCCGTCAAGCATGCCAGTGCCATCGCCACCGGCATGGCCTTCACGCGCGACCTGGGCAACCTGCCGCCCAACCTGTGCCACCCAAGCTTCCTGGCCGAACAGGCCAAGGACCTGGCCAAGGCGCACAAGGCGCTGAAGGTCGAAGTGCTGGACGAGAAGAAGATCAAGGACCTGGGCATGGGCGCGTTCTACGCCGTCGGCCAGGGCAGCGACCAGCCGCCACGCCTGATCGTGCTCAACTACCAGGGCGGCAAGAAGGCGGACAAGCCGTTCGTGCTGGTGGGCAAGGGCATTACCTTCGACACCGGCGGCATCAGCCTGAAGCCTGGTGCCGGCATGGACGAAATGAAGTACGACATGTGCGGTGCCGCCAGCGTGCTCGGCACCCTGCGTGCGGTGCTCGAGCTGCAGCTGCCGGTCAACCTGGTGTGCCTGCTGGCCTGCGCCGAGAACATGCCGAGCGGCGGCGCCACCCGTCCGGGTGACATCGTCACCACCATGAGCGGGCAGACCGTGGAAATCCTCAACACCGACGCCGAAGGCCGCCTGGTGCTGTGCGACACCCTGACCTACGCCGAGCGCTTCAAACCGCAGGCAGTCATCGACATCGCTACCCTGACCGGTGCCTGCATCGTCGCCCTGGGCAGCCACACCACTGGCCTGATGGGCAACAACGACGACCTGGTCGGCCAGTTGCTCGACGCCGGCAAGCGCGCCGACGACCGTGCCTGGCAGCTGCCGCTGTTCGATGAGTACCAGGAGCAGCTGGACAGCCCGTTCGCCGACATGGGCAACATCGGCGGGCCGAAGGCCGGCACCATCACCGCCGGCTGCTTCCTGTCGCGCTTTGCCAAGGCCTACGACTGGGCGCACATGGACATCGCCGGCACCGCCTGGGTCAGCGGCGGCAAGGACAAGGGCGCCACTGGCCGCCCTGTACCCCTGCTGACCCAGTACCTGCTGGACCGCGCCGGCGCCTGA
- the gcvT gene encoding glycine cleavage system aminomethyltransferase GcvT, with protein MSETLLKTPLHALHLELGARMVPFAGYDMPVQYPLGVLKEHLHTREQAGLFDVSHMGQITLRGSDAAKALESLVPVDIIDLPVGMQRYAMFTNEQGGILDDLMVANLGDDTLFLVVNAACKDQDLAHLQAHIGSRCEVQPLFEQRALLALQGPAAVKVLERLAPEVAGMTFMQFRPVKLLGEDCFVSRSGYTGEDGYEISVPVHAAEALARRLLAEPEVQPIGLGARDSLRLEAGLCLYGHDMNTETTPVEASLLWAISKVRRADGARAAGFPGAEAIFAHQREGVPSKRVGLLPQERTPVREGADIVDANDKPVGKVCSGGFGPTLGAPVAMGYIDSEHTAIDTPLFALVRGKKVALKVSKMPFVAQRYYRG; from the coding sequence ATGTCCGAAACACTGCTCAAGACCCCACTGCACGCCCTGCACCTGGAACTGGGTGCGCGCATGGTGCCGTTCGCCGGCTATGACATGCCGGTGCAGTACCCGTTGGGCGTGCTCAAGGAACACTTGCACACACGCGAGCAGGCCGGCCTGTTCGATGTCTCGCACATGGGCCAGATCACCCTGCGCGGCAGCGATGCCGCCAAGGCACTGGAAAGCCTGGTGCCGGTGGATATCATCGACCTGCCGGTGGGCATGCAGCGCTATGCCATGTTCACCAATGAGCAAGGCGGCATCCTCGACGACCTGATGGTCGCCAACCTGGGCGACGACACGCTGTTCCTGGTGGTCAACGCCGCCTGCAAGGACCAGGACCTGGCCCACCTGCAAGCGCACATCGGCAGCCGTTGCGAGGTGCAGCCGCTGTTCGAGCAGCGCGCCCTGCTGGCCTTGCAAGGCCCGGCGGCAGTCAAGGTGCTGGAACGCCTGGCCCCGGAAGTGGCCGGCATGACCTTCATGCAGTTCCGCCCGGTGAAACTGCTGGGTGAAGACTGCTTCGTCAGCCGCTCGGGCTACACCGGCGAAGACGGCTACGAAATTTCGGTACCGGTGCATGCCGCCGAAGCCCTGGCCCGCCGCCTGCTGGCAGAGCCCGAAGTACAACCGATCGGCCTGGGTGCGCGTGACTCGCTGCGCCTGGAAGCCGGCCTGTGCCTGTATGGCCACGACATGAACACCGAGACCACGCCGGTGGAAGCCAGCCTGCTGTGGGCCATTTCCAAGGTTCGCCGTGCCGATGGCGCGCGTGCCGCCGGCTTCCCGGGTGCCGAGGCCATATTCGCCCATCAGCGCGAGGGCGTGCCGAGCAAACGTGTGGGCCTGTTGCCGCAGGAACGTACGCCAGTACGCGAAGGCGCGGATATTGTCGATGCAAACGATAAACCTGTAGGCAAAGTTTGCAGCGGCGGCTTTGGCCCGACACTCGGTGCACCTGTAGCAATGGGTTATATCGATAGTGAACATACCGCTATCGACACCCCACTGTTTGCCTTGGTGCGTGGCAAGAAGGTTGCCTTGAAAGTCAGCAAAATGCCTTTCGTGGCACAACGTTACTACCGGGGCTGA
- a CDS encoding L-serine ammonia-lyase — MSLSVFDLFKIGIGPSSSHTVGPMRAAARFAEGLRRDGLLARTVSVKAELYGSLGATGKGHGSDKAVLLGLEGEHPDVIDTDTIPARLQAIRDSGRLNLLGEHSIAFIEKQHLAMIRKPLDYHPNGMIFRAFDEAGLQIRSREYYSVGGGFVVDQDAAGHDRIVEDSTPLTYPFKTAKELLGHCTGQNLSISQVMLANEAAWRPEAETRAGLLRIWQVMQDCVEAGCQHEGILPGGLKVKRRAPALYRQLSRNPEASLRDALSVLDWVNLYALAVNEENAYGGRVVTAPTNGAAGIVPAVLHYYMRFVPGANEDGVVRFLLTAAAIGILYKENASISGAEVGCQGEVGVACSMAAGALCEVMGGTVQQVENAAEIGMEHNLGLTCDPIGGLVQVPCIERNAMGSVKAINAVRMALRGDGQHYVSLDKVIRTMRQTGADMKSKYKETARGGLAVNIIEC; from the coding sequence ATGTCTTTGAGCGTCTTCGACCTGTTCAAGATCGGCATCGGCCCCTCCAGCTCGCACACGGTCGGCCCGATGCGCGCCGCCGCGCGTTTCGCCGAAGGGCTGCGTCGTGATGGCCTGCTCGCCCGCACGGTTAGCGTCAAGGCCGAGCTGTACGGCTCGCTTGGCGCCACCGGCAAAGGCCACGGCAGCGACAAGGCCGTGCTGCTGGGCCTTGAAGGCGAACACCCCGATGTCATCGACACCGACACCATCCCTGCCCGCCTGCAGGCCATCCGCGACAGCGGTCGGCTGAACCTGCTCGGCGAGCACAGCATCGCGTTCATCGAAAAGCAGCACCTGGCGATGATCCGCAAGCCACTGGACTACCACCCCAACGGCATGATCTTCCGCGCCTTCGACGAGGCCGGCTTGCAAATCCGCAGCCGCGAGTACTACTCGGTGGGCGGCGGTTTCGTGGTCGACCAGGACGCTGCCGGCCACGACCGCATCGTCGAGGACAGCACACCGCTGACCTACCCGTTCAAGACCGCCAAGGAGCTGCTCGGCCATTGCACCGGGCAAAACCTGTCGATCAGCCAGGTAATGCTGGCCAACGAGGCGGCTTGGCGCCCCGAGGCGGAAACCCGTGCCGGGCTGCTGCGCATCTGGCAGGTGATGCAGGACTGCGTCGAAGCCGGTTGCCAGCATGAAGGCATCCTGCCGGGCGGGCTCAAGGTCAAGCGCCGGGCGCCGGCGTTGTACCGCCAACTGAGCCGCAATCCCGAGGCCAGCCTGCGCGATGCCCTGTCGGTGCTCGACTGGGTCAACCTCTATGCCCTGGCAGTGAACGAGGAAAACGCCTACGGCGGGCGTGTGGTCACTGCGCCGACCAACGGCGCGGCGGGCATTGTCCCGGCGGTGCTGCATTACTACATGCGCTTCGTACCGGGAGCCAACGAGGACGGGGTGGTGCGGTTTCTGCTCACCGCCGCGGCCATCGGCATCCTGTACAAGGAAAACGCCTCCATTTCCGGTGCCGAAGTAGGCTGCCAGGGCGAGGTTGGCGTGGCCTGTTCGATGGCCGCCGGCGCGCTGTGCGAGGTGATGGGCGGCACCGTGCAACAGGTGGAAAACGCTGCCGAAATCGGCATGGAACACAACCTGGGCCTGACCTGCGACCCGATTGGCGGGCTGGTCCAGGTGCCTTGCATCGAGCGCAACGCCATGGGCTCGGTGAAGGCGATCAACGCGGTGCGCATGGCCTTGCGCGGCGACGGGCAGCACTACGTGTCGCTCGACAAGGTCATCCGCACCATGCGCCAGACCGGCGCCGACATGAAAAGCAAATACAAAGAGACCGCCCGTGGCGGCCTGGCCGTCAACATCATCGAATGTTGA
- the lptG gene encoding LPS export ABC transporter permease LptG, with translation MGKLDRYIGQSVLLAILAVLGIILGLASLFAFIDEMSDLSDTYTVMEAGNFVLLTAPRRLYEMLPMAALIGCLIGLGSLASSSELTIMRAAGVSIGRIVWAVMKPMLVLMLVGLLIGEYVAPVTENKAQADRSLAQGGGEAQSSKRGMWHRQGEEYVHINAVQPNGLLLGVTRYRFDSERKIVTSSFARRAQYQDDHWMLSDVRTTFFRGDHTEVVTAPQERWDVSLTPQLLNTVILAPESLSITGLWDYIHYLSDQGLNNARYWLAFWTKVLQPMVTAALVLMAISFIFGPLRSVTLGQRVFTGVLVGFVFRIAQDLLGPSSQVFGFPPLLAVVIPAGICALAGVWLLRRAG, from the coding sequence ATGGGTAAGCTCGACCGCTACATCGGCCAGAGCGTGCTGCTGGCCATCCTCGCCGTGCTGGGGATCATCCTCGGCCTGGCTTCGCTGTTTGCCTTCATCGACGAGATGAGCGACCTGAGTGACACCTACACGGTGATGGAGGCGGGCAACTTCGTCCTGCTGACCGCACCGCGGCGGCTGTACGAAATGCTGCCGATGGCCGCCTTGATCGGCTGCCTGATCGGCCTGGGCAGCCTGGCCAGCAGCAGCGAACTGACCATCATGCGTGCTGCCGGGGTTTCCATCGGGCGCATCGTCTGGGCGGTGATGAAGCCGATGCTGGTACTGATGCTGGTGGGCCTGCTGATCGGCGAGTACGTGGCGCCGGTGACCGAGAACAAGGCCCAGGCCGACCGTTCCCTGGCCCAGGGCGGTGGTGAGGCGCAAAGCTCCAAGCGCGGCATGTGGCACCGCCAGGGCGAGGAGTACGTGCACATCAACGCCGTGCAGCCTAACGGCCTGCTGCTGGGTGTGACCCGTTACCGCTTCGACAGCGAGCGCAAGATCGTCACCTCGAGCTTCGCCCGCCGTGCACAGTACCAGGACGACCACTGGATGCTCAGCGACGTGCGTACCACCTTCTTCCGTGGCGACCACACCGAAGTGGTGACCGCGCCACAGGAGCGCTGGGACGTTTCGCTCACGCCGCAACTGCTCAATACTGTGATCCTCGCGCCGGAGTCGCTGTCCATCACCGGGCTGTGGGACTACATCCACTACCTGTCCGACCAGGGCCTGAACAATGCCCGTTACTGGCTGGCGTTCTGGACCAAGGTATTGCAGCCGATGGTGACCGCGGCGCTGGTGCTGATGGCCATTTCCTTCATCTTCGGCCCGCTGCGTTCGGTAACCCTTGGCCAGCGCGTGTTCACCGGTGTACTGGTGGGCTTTGTGTTCCGCATCGCCCAGGACCTGCTGGGGCCTTCGAGCCAGGTGTTCGGCTTCCCGCCGCTACTGGCGGTGGTGATCCCGGCAGGCATCTGTGCGCTGGCCGGCGTGTGGTTGTTGCGCCGGGCAGGTTGA
- the gcvH gene encoding glycine cleavage system protein GcvH, with protein sequence MSELRFTEDHEWLRVEADGSVTVGITAYAQNALGDVVYVQLPELQQYDKGAEASTVESVKAASGVYMPLAGEVVAVNEALNDSPELVNEDPLGDGWFFRFNPADMSEVTALLDQDAYDRLIKANDDA encoded by the coding sequence ATGAGCGAGTTGCGTTTCACTGAAGATCACGAATGGCTGCGCGTCGAAGCCGATGGCAGCGTTACCGTGGGCATCACCGCCTACGCCCAGAACGCCCTTGGCGATGTGGTCTACGTGCAACTGCCAGAGCTGCAGCAGTACGACAAAGGCGCCGAAGCCTCCACCGTGGAATCGGTGAAAGCCGCCAGCGGCGTGTACATGCCCCTGGCCGGTGAAGTGGTCGCCGTCAACGAAGCCCTCAACGACAGCCCCGAGCTGGTCAACGAAGACCCGCTGGGAGACGGCTGGTTCTTCCGCTTCAACCCGGCCGACATGAGCGAAGTCACCGCCCTGCTCGACCAAGACGCCTACGACCGCCTGATCAAAGCCAACGACGACGCCTGA
- a CDS encoding DNA polymerase III subunit chi: MSKVDFYILPTDSLSARLDFACKLCEKAWRLGHRVYLHCQDAEQRSELDQRLWRFKGEAFVPHDLAEVHADASVALGLAADSAGDHHDLLINLGTGVPAFVGQFERVAEIVVEEPGIRQSARERFRFYREQGYALQDHRLQRL; the protein is encoded by the coding sequence ATGAGCAAAGTCGATTTCTACATCCTGCCCACCGACTCGCTGTCGGCGCGGCTCGATTTCGCCTGCAAGCTGTGCGAAAAGGCCTGGCGCCTTGGCCACCGGGTCTACCTGCATTGCCAGGACGCCGAGCAGCGCAGCGAGCTGGACCAACGCCTGTGGCGCTTCAAGGGCGAGGCCTTCGTGCCCCACGACCTCGCGGAGGTACATGCCGATGCCAGCGTGGCATTGGGCCTGGCCGCCGACAGTGCGGGCGACCACCACGACCTGTTGATCAACCTGGGCACCGGCGTACCGGCCTTCGTCGGCCAGTTCGAGCGAGTGGCCGAAATCGTCGTTGAAGAGCCTGGCATCCGCCAATCGGCCCGTGAACGATTCCGTTTCTACCGTGAACAGGGCTATGCTCTGCAAGACCACCGCTTACAGCGACTTTGA